A genomic stretch from Gorilla gorilla gorilla isolate KB3781 chromosome 20, NHGRI_mGorGor1-v2.1_pri, whole genome shotgun sequence includes:
- the ZNF607 gene encoding zinc finger protein 607 isoform X1, whose protein sequence is MAYGSITFGDVAIDFSHQEWEYLNLVQKTLYQEVMMENYDNLVSLAGHSVSKPDLITLLEQGKEPWTIVREETRGECTDLDSRCEIISDGKMQLYRKHSSVTLHQRIHNGQKPYECKECQKSFSHLTELMVHQTIHTSEEPDQCEKFRKAFSHLTDLRKHQKINAREKPYECEECGKVFSYPANLAQHGKVHVEKPYACKECGEAFRTSRQLTVHHRFHYGEKPYECKECGKAFSVYGRLSRHQSIHTGEKPFECNKCGKSFRLKAGLKVHQSIHTGEKPHECKECGKAFRQFSHLVGHKRIHTGEKPYECKECGKGFTCRYQLTMHQRIYSGEKHYECKENGEAFSSGHQLTAPHTFESVEKPYKCEECGKAFSVHGRLTRHQGIHSGKKPYECNKCGKSFRLNSSLKIHQNIHTGEKPYKCKECGKAFSQRAHLAHHNRIHTGYKPFECKECGKSFRCASYLVIHERIHTGEKPYVCQECGKGFSYSHKLTIHRRVHTGEKPYECKECGKAFSVSGQLTQHLSIHSGKKPFECNKCGKSFRFISVLKAHQNIHSAEKPYECKECGKAFRHATSLIYHDRTHAGEKSYECKECGETFSHASHLIIHERIHTSDKPYECKRCGKAFHCASYLVRHESVHADGNPYMCEECGKAFNSSHELSIHHRVHTGEKPFKCNKCRRSFRLRSILEVHQRIHI, encoded by the exons ATGGCCTAT GGATCAATAACATTCGGGGATGTGGCCATAGACTTCTCTCATCAGGAGTGGGAATATCTCAACCTGGTTCAGAAGACCTTGTACCAGGAGGTGATGATGGAGAACTACGACAACTTAGTCTCCTTGG cAGGACATTCTGTATCTAAGCCAGATTTAATCACCTTATTGGAGCAAGGAAAAGAGCCATGGACGATTGTGAGGGAAGAAACAAGAGGAGAGTGTACAG ATTTGGATTCAAGATGTGAAATAATCAGCGATGGGAAAATGCAGCTTTATAGGAAACACTCATCTGTTACTCTCCATCAGAGAATTCATAATGGACAGAAACCATATGAGTGTAAGGAATGTCAGAAGTCCTTTAGTCATCTTACAGAACTCATGGTACATCAAACAATTCATACCAGTGAGGAACCTGATCAATGTGAAAAGTTTAGGAAGGCATTTAGCCATCTTACAGACCTTAGAAAGCATCAGAAAATTAATGCTCGtgagaaaccttatgaatgtgaagaatgtgggaaGGTCTTCAGTTATCCTGCAAACCTTGCTCAACATGGGAAAGTTCATGTTGAGAAACCCTATGCATGTAAAGAGTGTGGGGAAGCTTTTAGGACTAGCCGTCAACTTACTGTACATCATAGATTTCATTATGGTGAGAAACCCTacgaatgtaaggaatgtggcaaGGCCTTTAGTGTGTATGGACGGCTTAGTCGACATCAGAGTATTCACACTGGTGAGAAGCCCTTTGAATGTAACAAATGTGGGAAGTCCTTTAGGCTCAAAGCAGGCCTTAAAGTACATCAGAgtattcatactggagagaagccacatgaatgtaaggaatgtggaaagGCCTTTCGTCAGTTTTCCCACCTTGTGGGTCAtaaaagaattcatactggagaaaaaccctatGAATGCAAGGAATGCGGGAAGGGCTTTACATGTAGGTATCAACTTACCATGCATCAGAGAATTTATTCAGGGGAGAAACACTATGAATGTAAAGAAAATGGGGAGGCTTTTAGTAGTGGCCATCAACTTACTGCACCTCATACATTTGAAAGTGTTGAGAAACCTTATAAGTGtgaggaatgtgggaaagcctttagtGTGCATGGACGACTTACTCGACATCAGGGTATTCATAGTGGtaagaaaccctatgaatgtaacaAATGTGGGAAGTCCTTTAGGCTCAATTCATCCcttaaaatacatcaaaatattcaTACCggtgagaaaccctacaaatgtaaggaatgtgggaaggccttcagTCAGCGTGCACACCTTGCCCATCATAACAGAATTCATACTGGTTACAAACCCtttgaatgtaaagaatgtgggaagTCCTTTCGTTGTGCCTCATATCTTGTTATACATGAGAGAATTCATAcgggagagaaaccctatgtATGTCAAGAGTGTGGGAAGGGTTTTAGTTATAGCCATAAACTCACTATACATCGCAGAGttcatactggtgagaaaccttatgaatgtaaggaatgtgggaaggcctttagTGTATCTGGACAACTTACTCAGCATCTGAGTATTCACAGTGGTAAGAAACCCTTTGAATGCAACAAATGCGGGAAGTCTTTTAGGTTCATTTCTGTACTTAAAGCCCATCAGAATATTCACAGCGCTGAGAAACCCTacgaatgtaaggaatgtggcaaGGCCTTTCGTCATGCCACAAGCCTCATATATCATGACCGAACTCATGCTGGTGAAAAGTCCtatgaatgtaaagaatgtggggaAACTTTTAGTCATGCTTCACATCTTATTATTCATGAGAGAATTCATACCAGTGataaaccctatgaatgtaaaagATGTGGGAAGGCATTTCACTGTGCCTCATATCTTGTTAGACATGAAAGCGTTCATGCTGATGGAAATCCCTATATGTGTGAAGAGTGTGGGAAAGCTTTTAATAGTAGCCATGAACTTAGTATACATCATAGAGttcatactggtgagaaacccttTAAATGTAACAAATGCAGAAGGTCCTTTAGGCTTAGATCCATCCTTGAAgtacatcagagaattcatattTGA
- the ZNF607 gene encoding zinc finger protein 607 isoform X2: MAYGSITFGDVAIDFSHQEWEYLNLVQKTLYQEVMMENYDNLVSLGHSVSKPDLITLLEQGKEPWTIVREETRGECTDLDSRCEIISDGKMQLYRKHSSVTLHQRIHNGQKPYECKECQKSFSHLTELMVHQTIHTSEEPDQCEKFRKAFSHLTDLRKHQKINAREKPYECEECGKVFSYPANLAQHGKVHVEKPYACKECGEAFRTSRQLTVHHRFHYGEKPYECKECGKAFSVYGRLSRHQSIHTGEKPFECNKCGKSFRLKAGLKVHQSIHTGEKPHECKECGKAFRQFSHLVGHKRIHTGEKPYECKECGKGFTCRYQLTMHQRIYSGEKHYECKENGEAFSSGHQLTAPHTFESVEKPYKCEECGKAFSVHGRLTRHQGIHSGKKPYECNKCGKSFRLNSSLKIHQNIHTGEKPYKCKECGKAFSQRAHLAHHNRIHTGYKPFECKECGKSFRCASYLVIHERIHTGEKPYVCQECGKGFSYSHKLTIHRRVHTGEKPYECKECGKAFSVSGQLTQHLSIHSGKKPFECNKCGKSFRFISVLKAHQNIHSAEKPYECKECGKAFRHATSLIYHDRTHAGEKSYECKECGETFSHASHLIIHERIHTSDKPYECKRCGKAFHCASYLVRHESVHADGNPYMCEECGKAFNSSHELSIHHRVHTGEKPFKCNKCRRSFRLRSILEVHQRIHI, from the exons ATGGCCTAT GGATCAATAACATTCGGGGATGTGGCCATAGACTTCTCTCATCAGGAGTGGGAATATCTCAACCTGGTTCAGAAGACCTTGTACCAGGAGGTGATGATGGAGAACTACGACAACTTAGTCTCCTTGG GACATTCTGTATCTAAGCCAGATTTAATCACCTTATTGGAGCAAGGAAAAGAGCCATGGACGATTGTGAGGGAAGAAACAAGAGGAGAGTGTACAG ATTTGGATTCAAGATGTGAAATAATCAGCGATGGGAAAATGCAGCTTTATAGGAAACACTCATCTGTTACTCTCCATCAGAGAATTCATAATGGACAGAAACCATATGAGTGTAAGGAATGTCAGAAGTCCTTTAGTCATCTTACAGAACTCATGGTACATCAAACAATTCATACCAGTGAGGAACCTGATCAATGTGAAAAGTTTAGGAAGGCATTTAGCCATCTTACAGACCTTAGAAAGCATCAGAAAATTAATGCTCGtgagaaaccttatgaatgtgaagaatgtgggaaGGTCTTCAGTTATCCTGCAAACCTTGCTCAACATGGGAAAGTTCATGTTGAGAAACCCTATGCATGTAAAGAGTGTGGGGAAGCTTTTAGGACTAGCCGTCAACTTACTGTACATCATAGATTTCATTATGGTGAGAAACCCTacgaatgtaaggaatgtggcaaGGCCTTTAGTGTGTATGGACGGCTTAGTCGACATCAGAGTATTCACACTGGTGAGAAGCCCTTTGAATGTAACAAATGTGGGAAGTCCTTTAGGCTCAAAGCAGGCCTTAAAGTACATCAGAgtattcatactggagagaagccacatgaatgtaaggaatgtggaaagGCCTTTCGTCAGTTTTCCCACCTTGTGGGTCAtaaaagaattcatactggagaaaaaccctatGAATGCAAGGAATGCGGGAAGGGCTTTACATGTAGGTATCAACTTACCATGCATCAGAGAATTTATTCAGGGGAGAAACACTATGAATGTAAAGAAAATGGGGAGGCTTTTAGTAGTGGCCATCAACTTACTGCACCTCATACATTTGAAAGTGTTGAGAAACCTTATAAGTGtgaggaatgtgggaaagcctttagtGTGCATGGACGACTTACTCGACATCAGGGTATTCATAGTGGtaagaaaccctatgaatgtaacaAATGTGGGAAGTCCTTTAGGCTCAATTCATCCcttaaaatacatcaaaatattcaTACCggtgagaaaccctacaaatgtaaggaatgtgggaaggccttcagTCAGCGTGCACACCTTGCCCATCATAACAGAATTCATACTGGTTACAAACCCtttgaatgtaaagaatgtgggaagTCCTTTCGTTGTGCCTCATATCTTGTTATACATGAGAGAATTCATAcgggagagaaaccctatgtATGTCAAGAGTGTGGGAAGGGTTTTAGTTATAGCCATAAACTCACTATACATCGCAGAGttcatactggtgagaaaccttatgaatgtaaggaatgtgggaaggcctttagTGTATCTGGACAACTTACTCAGCATCTGAGTATTCACAGTGGTAAGAAACCCTTTGAATGCAACAAATGCGGGAAGTCTTTTAGGTTCATTTCTGTACTTAAAGCCCATCAGAATATTCACAGCGCTGAGAAACCCTacgaatgtaaggaatgtggcaaGGCCTTTCGTCATGCCACAAGCCTCATATATCATGACCGAACTCATGCTGGTGAAAAGTCCtatgaatgtaaagaatgtggggaAACTTTTAGTCATGCTTCACATCTTATTATTCATGAGAGAATTCATACCAGTGataaaccctatgaatgtaaaagATGTGGGAAGGCATTTCACTGTGCCTCATATCTTGTTAGACATGAAAGCGTTCATGCTGATGGAAATCCCTATATGTGTGAAGAGTGTGGGAAAGCTTTTAATAGTAGCCATGAACTTAGTATACATCATAGAGttcatactggtgagaaacccttTAAATGTAACAAATGCAGAAGGTCCTTTAGGCTTAGATCCATCCTTGAAgtacatcagagaattcatattTGA
- the ZNF607 gene encoding zinc finger protein 607 isoform X4, which produces MMENYDNLVSLAGHSVSKPDLITLLEQGKEPWTIVREETRGECTDLDSRCEIISDGKMQLYRKHSSVTLHQRIHNGQKPYECKECQKSFSHLTELMVHQTIHTSEEPDQCEKFRKAFSHLTDLRKHQKINAREKPYECEECGKVFSYPANLAQHGKVHVEKPYACKECGEAFRTSRQLTVHHRFHYGEKPYECKECGKAFSVYGRLSRHQSIHTGEKPFECNKCGKSFRLKAGLKVHQSIHTGEKPHECKECGKAFRQFSHLVGHKRIHTGEKPYECKECGKGFTCRYQLTMHQRIYSGEKHYECKENGEAFSSGHQLTAPHTFESVEKPYKCEECGKAFSVHGRLTRHQGIHSGKKPYECNKCGKSFRLNSSLKIHQNIHTGEKPYKCKECGKAFSQRAHLAHHNRIHTGYKPFECKECGKSFRCASYLVIHERIHTGEKPYVCQECGKGFSYSHKLTIHRRVHTGEKPYECKECGKAFSVSGQLTQHLSIHSGKKPFECNKCGKSFRFISVLKAHQNIHSAEKPYECKECGKAFRHATSLIYHDRTHAGEKSYECKECGETFSHASHLIIHERIHTSDKPYECKRCGKAFHCASYLVRHESVHADGNPYMCEECGKAFNSSHELSIHHRVHTGEKPFKCNKCRRSFRLRSILEVHQRIHI; this is translated from the exons ATGATGGAGAACTACGACAACTTAGTCTCCTTGG cAGGACATTCTGTATCTAAGCCAGATTTAATCACCTTATTGGAGCAAGGAAAAGAGCCATGGACGATTGTGAGGGAAGAAACAAGAGGAGAGTGTACAG ATTTGGATTCAAGATGTGAAATAATCAGCGATGGGAAAATGCAGCTTTATAGGAAACACTCATCTGTTACTCTCCATCAGAGAATTCATAATGGACAGAAACCATATGAGTGTAAGGAATGTCAGAAGTCCTTTAGTCATCTTACAGAACTCATGGTACATCAAACAATTCATACCAGTGAGGAACCTGATCAATGTGAAAAGTTTAGGAAGGCATTTAGCCATCTTACAGACCTTAGAAAGCATCAGAAAATTAATGCTCGtgagaaaccttatgaatgtgaagaatgtgggaaGGTCTTCAGTTATCCTGCAAACCTTGCTCAACATGGGAAAGTTCATGTTGAGAAACCCTATGCATGTAAAGAGTGTGGGGAAGCTTTTAGGACTAGCCGTCAACTTACTGTACATCATAGATTTCATTATGGTGAGAAACCCTacgaatgtaaggaatgtggcaaGGCCTTTAGTGTGTATGGACGGCTTAGTCGACATCAGAGTATTCACACTGGTGAGAAGCCCTTTGAATGTAACAAATGTGGGAAGTCCTTTAGGCTCAAAGCAGGCCTTAAAGTACATCAGAgtattcatactggagagaagccacatgaatgtaaggaatgtggaaagGCCTTTCGTCAGTTTTCCCACCTTGTGGGTCAtaaaagaattcatactggagaaaaaccctatGAATGCAAGGAATGCGGGAAGGGCTTTACATGTAGGTATCAACTTACCATGCATCAGAGAATTTATTCAGGGGAGAAACACTATGAATGTAAAGAAAATGGGGAGGCTTTTAGTAGTGGCCATCAACTTACTGCACCTCATACATTTGAAAGTGTTGAGAAACCTTATAAGTGtgaggaatgtgggaaagcctttagtGTGCATGGACGACTTACTCGACATCAGGGTATTCATAGTGGtaagaaaccctatgaatgtaacaAATGTGGGAAGTCCTTTAGGCTCAATTCATCCcttaaaatacatcaaaatattcaTACCggtgagaaaccctacaaatgtaaggaatgtgggaaggccttcagTCAGCGTGCACACCTTGCCCATCATAACAGAATTCATACTGGTTACAAACCCtttgaatgtaaagaatgtgggaagTCCTTTCGTTGTGCCTCATATCTTGTTATACATGAGAGAATTCATAcgggagagaaaccctatgtATGTCAAGAGTGTGGGAAGGGTTTTAGTTATAGCCATAAACTCACTATACATCGCAGAGttcatactggtgagaaaccttatgaatgtaaggaatgtgggaaggcctttagTGTATCTGGACAACTTACTCAGCATCTGAGTATTCACAGTGGTAAGAAACCCTTTGAATGCAACAAATGCGGGAAGTCTTTTAGGTTCATTTCTGTACTTAAAGCCCATCAGAATATTCACAGCGCTGAGAAACCCTacgaatgtaaggaatgtggcaaGGCCTTTCGTCATGCCACAAGCCTCATATATCATGACCGAACTCATGCTGGTGAAAAGTCCtatgaatgtaaagaatgtggggaAACTTTTAGTCATGCTTCACATCTTATTATTCATGAGAGAATTCATACCAGTGataaaccctatgaatgtaaaagATGTGGGAAGGCATTTCACTGTGCCTCATATCTTGTTAGACATGAAAGCGTTCATGCTGATGGAAATCCCTATATGTGTGAAGAGTGTGGGAAAGCTTTTAATAGTAGCCATGAACTTAGTATACATCATAGAGttcatactggtgagaaacccttTAAATGTAACAAATGCAGAAGGTCCTTTAGGCTTAGATCCATCCTTGAAgtacatcagagaattcatattTGA
- the ZNF607 gene encoding zinc finger protein 607 isoform X3, protein MAYGSITFGDVAIDFSHQEWEYLNLVQKTLYQEVMMENYDNLVSLDLDSRCEIISDGKMQLYRKHSSVTLHQRIHNGQKPYECKECQKSFSHLTELMVHQTIHTSEEPDQCEKFRKAFSHLTDLRKHQKINAREKPYECEECGKVFSYPANLAQHGKVHVEKPYACKECGEAFRTSRQLTVHHRFHYGEKPYECKECGKAFSVYGRLSRHQSIHTGEKPFECNKCGKSFRLKAGLKVHQSIHTGEKPHECKECGKAFRQFSHLVGHKRIHTGEKPYECKECGKGFTCRYQLTMHQRIYSGEKHYECKENGEAFSSGHQLTAPHTFESVEKPYKCEECGKAFSVHGRLTRHQGIHSGKKPYECNKCGKSFRLNSSLKIHQNIHTGEKPYKCKECGKAFSQRAHLAHHNRIHTGYKPFECKECGKSFRCASYLVIHERIHTGEKPYVCQECGKGFSYSHKLTIHRRVHTGEKPYECKECGKAFSVSGQLTQHLSIHSGKKPFECNKCGKSFRFISVLKAHQNIHSAEKPYECKECGKAFRHATSLIYHDRTHAGEKSYECKECGETFSHASHLIIHERIHTSDKPYECKRCGKAFHCASYLVRHESVHADGNPYMCEECGKAFNSSHELSIHHRVHTGEKPFKCNKCRRSFRLRSILEVHQRIHI, encoded by the exons ATGGCCTAT GGATCAATAACATTCGGGGATGTGGCCATAGACTTCTCTCATCAGGAGTGGGAATATCTCAACCTGGTTCAGAAGACCTTGTACCAGGAGGTGATGATGGAGAACTACGACAACTTAGTCTCCTTGG ATTTGGATTCAAGATGTGAAATAATCAGCGATGGGAAAATGCAGCTTTATAGGAAACACTCATCTGTTACTCTCCATCAGAGAATTCATAATGGACAGAAACCATATGAGTGTAAGGAATGTCAGAAGTCCTTTAGTCATCTTACAGAACTCATGGTACATCAAACAATTCATACCAGTGAGGAACCTGATCAATGTGAAAAGTTTAGGAAGGCATTTAGCCATCTTACAGACCTTAGAAAGCATCAGAAAATTAATGCTCGtgagaaaccttatgaatgtgaagaatgtgggaaGGTCTTCAGTTATCCTGCAAACCTTGCTCAACATGGGAAAGTTCATGTTGAGAAACCCTATGCATGTAAAGAGTGTGGGGAAGCTTTTAGGACTAGCCGTCAACTTACTGTACATCATAGATTTCATTATGGTGAGAAACCCTacgaatgtaaggaatgtggcaaGGCCTTTAGTGTGTATGGACGGCTTAGTCGACATCAGAGTATTCACACTGGTGAGAAGCCCTTTGAATGTAACAAATGTGGGAAGTCCTTTAGGCTCAAAGCAGGCCTTAAAGTACATCAGAgtattcatactggagagaagccacatgaatgtaaggaatgtggaaagGCCTTTCGTCAGTTTTCCCACCTTGTGGGTCAtaaaagaattcatactggagaaaaaccctatGAATGCAAGGAATGCGGGAAGGGCTTTACATGTAGGTATCAACTTACCATGCATCAGAGAATTTATTCAGGGGAGAAACACTATGAATGTAAAGAAAATGGGGAGGCTTTTAGTAGTGGCCATCAACTTACTGCACCTCATACATTTGAAAGTGTTGAGAAACCTTATAAGTGtgaggaatgtgggaaagcctttagtGTGCATGGACGACTTACTCGACATCAGGGTATTCATAGTGGtaagaaaccctatgaatgtaacaAATGTGGGAAGTCCTTTAGGCTCAATTCATCCcttaaaatacatcaaaatattcaTACCggtgagaaaccctacaaatgtaaggaatgtgggaaggccttcagTCAGCGTGCACACCTTGCCCATCATAACAGAATTCATACTGGTTACAAACCCtttgaatgtaaagaatgtgggaagTCCTTTCGTTGTGCCTCATATCTTGTTATACATGAGAGAATTCATAcgggagagaaaccctatgtATGTCAAGAGTGTGGGAAGGGTTTTAGTTATAGCCATAAACTCACTATACATCGCAGAGttcatactggtgagaaaccttatgaatgtaaggaatgtgggaaggcctttagTGTATCTGGACAACTTACTCAGCATCTGAGTATTCACAGTGGTAAGAAACCCTTTGAATGCAACAAATGCGGGAAGTCTTTTAGGTTCATTTCTGTACTTAAAGCCCATCAGAATATTCACAGCGCTGAGAAACCCTacgaatgtaaggaatgtggcaaGGCCTTTCGTCATGCCACAAGCCTCATATATCATGACCGAACTCATGCTGGTGAAAAGTCCtatgaatgtaaagaatgtggggaAACTTTTAGTCATGCTTCACATCTTATTATTCATGAGAGAATTCATACCAGTGataaaccctatgaatgtaaaagATGTGGGAAGGCATTTCACTGTGCCTCATATCTTGTTAGACATGAAAGCGTTCATGCTGATGGAAATCCCTATATGTGTGAAGAGTGTGGGAAAGCTTTTAATAGTAGCCATGAACTTAGTATACATCATAGAGttcatactggtgagaaacccttTAAATGTAACAAATGCAGAAGGTCCTTTAGGCTTAGATCCATCCTTGAAgtacatcagagaattcatattTGA